The window GTCCACCTCGACCTGGCGCAACTGTCCCGGGCCGACGCCCTCGCCGAGCTCGGCGAGAACGGTTTCTGGACGGACGTCTACGGTGTGACCGAGGCCATGCACGATCACCACACGGGGGTGAAAGGCAGCTTCCGCCGCGTGGTGCTGGGGCTGCGCCGGGCGCGCGCGGAGCGCGTACCGTTCGCGCTGGTCTTCCACCTGACCCGCTCGAACTACCGCCACGCGCCGGAGATGGTGCGAGTGGCGCACACGCTGGGCGCGCAGGCGTTGGGGCTCGCCGCGGCCACCGCCGAGTGTCGCGTGCCCCCGGCGCCCGCCGAGCTGGTCGCTCCGTTCACGGCGCGGGCGGTCGAGACCGCGCGCGCTCTCGGCTTGCGCGTCGCCGAGGCCGCAAGCGCCGAGTCGGCTCTGCGAGCGCTCGAGCCAGAAACGCCGGTCGTGCGCCCGGAAAGGCGCTAAGCTCCCGCCGATGGAACCGCAGGGGAGCGACGCCCTCGTCGTCGAGCTGGACGAGGCCCTGTACCCGAAGGACGCCATCTATGGCGCGGCCTACGTCTTCATCGACCGCTGCTACGTCCGTCTGGATCGCCCGGCGCCGGGTCGGATCTCCGTGCGCCTGAAGCCGAAGGCCAACGTCGAGACACCGCTCGCGGATCTCGCCGGAGAGCTCGAGAACGAGCTGCTCGGTCAGGCTTGGCGCCGGCTCCTGGTCGAGGAGAACCGCCGGCTCGTGGAGACGGTCACCACCCAGGCCCTGGCCGGCGCCGCCGGCCCGCCGGGCCTCGACGAGCTCCTGGAGATGGACGTGGACGATCAAGCGGCGTTCGACGATCCGCTCGGCATCGCCATGAGCTGGGAGGAGAAGTACAAGAAACGAAAGCCGAAAGGCGGCGAGGAGCCGTGATCGAGCTACGGT is drawn from Polyangiaceae bacterium and contains these coding sequences:
- the hxsD gene encoding His-Xaa-Ser system protein HxsD, which codes for MEPQGSDALVVELDEALYPKDAIYGAAYVFIDRCYVRLDRPAPGRISVRLKPKANVETPLADLAGELENELLGQAWRRLLVEENRRLVETVTTQALAGAAGPPGLDELLEMDVDDQAAFDDPLGIAMSWEEKYKKRKPKGGEEP